In Rhodoligotrophos defluvii, a genomic segment contains:
- a CDS encoding DNA-3-methyladenine glycosylase — MGKRLLGRGFFARNVVEVARDLIGATLLVDGVGGMIVETEAYDREDPASHSYSGPTARNRVMFGEPGHAYIYRSYGIHWCVNFVCRSGVGDGLATGAAVLIRAIEPTQGIAAMVERRGLSNPLQLCAGPGRVCQALGLSIAHNGLPLDEPPFLLLGADAPQPIASGPRIGISKGVETPWRFGLRGSRYLSKRFASVPVRAS, encoded by the coding sequence ATGGGCAAGCGCCTTCTCGGCAGGGGCTTCTTTGCCCGCAACGTGGTCGAGGTCGCGCGTGACCTGATCGGCGCCACCCTCTTGGTTGACGGTGTGGGCGGGATGATCGTGGAAACGGAGGCCTATGACCGGGAGGATCCGGCATCCCACAGCTATTCCGGCCCGACTGCGCGCAACCGGGTGATGTTCGGGGAGCCGGGACATGCCTATATCTATCGATCCTATGGCATACACTGGTGCGTGAATTTCGTGTGCCGGTCGGGCGTAGGCGATGGCCTTGCCACCGGGGCGGCCGTGCTGATCCGCGCGATCGAGCCTACCCAAGGCATCGCCGCCATGGTGGAGCGGCGCGGTCTCAGCAATCCGCTACAGCTTTGCGCCGGCCCCGGGCGCGTGTGCCAAGCGCTGGGTCTCAGCATCGCCCATAACGGCTTGCCGCTGGACGAGCCGCCCTTCCTGCTGCTCGGTGCCGATGCGCCGCAGCCGATCGCCTCAGGCCCGCGCATCGGTATCAGCAAGGGGGTGGAAACCCCCTGGCGTTTTGGCCTCAGGGGCTCGCGCTACCTGAGCAAGAGGTTTGCGTCGGTGCCAGTCCGTGCGAGCTGA
- a CDS encoding 3-hydroxybutyryl-CoA dehydrogenase: MMKIRRVGVIGAGQMGNGIAHVCALAGHKVYLNDLSREIIESALATINGNMARQVRNGRITEEQRKEALGRIEIAESFEVLEPCDLVIESASEDEQVKRKIFAGLCPVLRPDTLVATNTSSISITRLAAATDRPERFMGIHFMNPVPVMELVELIRGIATDDETFNTVRNFTIDLGKTVAVAEDFPAFIVNRILLPMINEAVYTLYEGVGTVEAIDTAMKLGAHHPMGPLELADFIGLDTCLSIMQVLYDGLADSKYRPCPLLVKYVEAGWLGRKTQRGFYDYRGEKPVPTR; the protein is encoded by the coding sequence ATGATGAAGATCCGCAGGGTTGGCGTGATTGGCGCGGGCCAGATGGGCAACGGAATTGCTCATGTGTGCGCGCTTGCCGGTCATAAAGTCTATTTGAACGACCTGTCGCGGGAGATCATCGAATCGGCGCTGGCCACCATCAACGGGAACATGGCGCGGCAGGTCCGCAACGGCCGCATCACGGAAGAGCAGCGCAAGGAAGCGCTCGGCCGCATCGAGATCGCGGAATCCTTCGAGGTGCTCGAGCCGTGCGATCTCGTGATTGAATCGGCCAGCGAGGACGAGCAGGTCAAGCGCAAGATCTTCGCTGGGCTCTGTCCCGTCCTTCGCCCGGACACTCTCGTCGCCACGAACACTTCGTCGATCTCGATCACCAGGCTCGCGGCAGCCACCGATCGACCCGAGCGCTTCATGGGCATCCATTTCATGAACCCGGTGCCGGTCATGGAGCTGGTCGAACTGATCCGCGGCATCGCCACGGACGACGAGACTTTCAACACGGTCCGCAACTTCACCATCGATCTCGGCAAGACCGTCGCTGTCGCCGAGGACTTTCCGGCCTTCATCGTCAATCGCATCCTGCTCCCGATGATCAACGAGGCGGTCTATACGCTCTATGAGGGCGTCGGCACCGTGGAAGCGATCGACACGGCCATGAAGCTTGGCGCTCACCACCCCATGGGCCCGCTGGAGCTGGCCGACTTCATCGGACTCGACACCTGCTTGTCGATCATGCAGGTGCTGTATGACGGCCTCGCGGACTCGAAATACCGGCCTTGCCCTCTGCTGGTAAAATATGTGGAGGCCGGCTGGCTCGGGCGCAAAACCCAGCGCGGCTTCTACGATTATCGCGGGGAGAAGCCCGTCCCCACGCGCTGA
- a CDS encoding arylesterase — MRQIKTVLLLMLALMVSAASVGVPGPARAQTAPLKLVVLGDSLSAGYRLGAGEDFPSQLEAALKQRGHNVTVVNAGVSGDTASGGLSRLDWAVPEDADAVIVELGANDALRGVDPAVTEKALNAILQRLGERGIPVLLAGMIAPPNMGKDYGEAFNPIYSRLAQQHDALLYPFFLEGVATDAALNLDDGMHPNAKGIAAIVERITPLVEQLLERAEAARAG; from the coding sequence ATGCGGCAAATCAAGACGGTGTTACTCCTCATGCTCGCGCTGATGGTTTCGGCGGCATCGGTGGGCGTTCCCGGCCCGGCCCGGGCGCAGACAGCGCCGCTGAAGCTCGTGGTGCTCGGCGACAGCCTGTCCGCCGGCTATCGGCTGGGGGCGGGCGAGGACTTCCCCTCTCAGCTCGAAGCGGCCCTGAAGCAGCGCGGACACAACGTTACCGTGGTGAATGCCGGCGTGTCCGGCGATACGGCTTCGGGCGGATTGTCGCGCCTGGATTGGGCCGTGCCAGAGGATGCCGACGCCGTCATCGTCGAGCTGGGCGCGAATGACGCGCTACGGGGTGTCGACCCCGCGGTGACGGAGAAGGCGCTAAATGCCATTCTTCAGCGCCTGGGCGAGCGGGGCATTCCGGTGCTGCTCGCCGGAATGATCGCACCGCCCAACATGGGCAAGGACTATGGCGAGGCCTTCAACCCCATCTATTCCCGCCTGGCACAGCAGCACGATGCCCTGCTCTACCCCTTCTTCCTGGAGGGGGTCGCAACGGATGCGGCCCTGAACCTTGACGACGGCATGCACCCCAATGCCAAGGGCATAGCGGCCATTGTCGAGCGCATCACGCCTCTCGTCGAGCAGCTGCTGGAGCGGGCCGAGGCAGCTCGGGCCGGGTAA
- a CDS encoding aldo/keto reductase — protein sequence MEYRRLGRTGLQVSHVCLGTMTWGQQNSEAEGHAQLDYALDRGVNFIDTAELYAIPPKPETQGSTERIIGAWFKSRGRRDQVVLATKIVGRTDRTWFRDNAVPARLTPAQIFEACEKSLKRLNTDYIDLYQLHWPDRRVSTFGERLPLTVGDDEVPIEDQLGALGRLVEQGKVRHVGLSNETPWGTMRFLMAAETKGLPRVQSIQNAYSLVNRTFEEGLAEIAIRENVGLLAYSPLAQGYLTGKYLNGALPTGSRKQLFDRLQRYEGPGSQVAIESYAALARRYGLDPARMAIAFVASRPFVTSVIIGATTMEQLATDIEAGSEKLDEAVLREIEAIHLVHKNPCP from the coding sequence GTGGAATATCGCAGGCTGGGCCGCACCGGCCTCCAGGTCAGTCACGTATGTCTTGGCACCATGACGTGGGGGCAGCAGAACAGCGAGGCGGAAGGCCACGCGCAGCTCGATTACGCGCTGGACCGGGGTGTCAATTTCATCGATACGGCCGAGCTTTACGCCATTCCACCGAAGCCCGAAACCCAAGGCAGCACCGAGCGCATCATCGGCGCCTGGTTCAAGTCCCGCGGCCGGCGTGACCAAGTGGTCCTCGCCACCAAGATCGTGGGTCGCACCGACCGCACCTGGTTCCGCGACAATGCGGTTCCAGCGCGGCTCACCCCCGCCCAGATCTTCGAAGCCTGCGAGAAGAGCCTTAAGCGCCTGAATACGGATTACATCGACCTCTACCAGCTGCACTGGCCCGACCGTCGCGTTTCCACGTTCGGGGAGCGCCTGCCGTTGACGGTCGGCGACGACGAGGTGCCGATCGAGGATCAGCTGGGAGCGCTTGGCCGGCTGGTCGAGCAGGGCAAGGTGCGTCATGTCGGCCTGTCCAACGAGACGCCCTGGGGCACCATGCGGTTTCTGATGGCAGCCGAGACGAAGGGGCTACCCCGGGTCCAGTCGATTCAGAATGCCTATTCTCTGGTCAACCGCACCTTCGAGGAGGGCCTTGCCGAGATCGCCATTCGCGAGAATGTAGGCCTGCTCGCCTATTCGCCGCTGGCCCAGGGCTATCTCACCGGCAAATACCTGAACGGCGCGCTCCCGACCGGTTCACGCAAGCAGCTGTTCGACCGGCTGCAGCGTTACGAGGGCCCGGGCAGCCAGGTCGCCATCGAATCCTATGCCGCCTTGGCTCGCCGATACGGGCTCGATCCGGCGCGAATGGCCATCGCCTTCGTCGCCTCCCGCCCCTTCGTGACCTCCGTCATCATCGGCGCCACCACCATGGAGCAGCTCGCGACCGACATCGAGGCGGGCAGCGAAAAGCTCGACGAGGCGGTGCTTCGCGAGATCGAGGCCATCCACCTGGTCCACAAGAACCCCTGTCCATGA
- a CDS encoding cob(I)yrinic acid a,c-diamide adenosyltransferase: MVVLNKIYTRTGDDGTTALSTGERLPKSHIRIESYGTVDETNATIGVARQYLQAPQFAELDRMLEQIQNDLFDLGADLCTPDKGEPLPYEPLRIVSSQVERLEKEIDQLNAELPPLRSFVLPGGHPAAAALHVSRTVCRRAERLMVHLAALDGEAVSGPALRYMNRLSDFLFVASRWVNARGPGDVLWTPGANR; encoded by the coding sequence ATGGTCGTTCTCAATAAGATCTACACCCGCACTGGCGACGACGGTACGACCGCCCTGTCAACCGGCGAACGGCTGCCCAAATCCCACATCCGCATCGAGAGCTACGGCACCGTGGATGAGACCAACGCCACCATCGGGGTCGCGCGTCAGTATCTGCAAGCGCCGCAATTTGCCGAGCTCGACCGCATGCTCGAGCAGATCCAGAACGATCTCTTCGATCTCGGCGCTGATTTGTGCACCCCCGACAAGGGTGAGCCTCTTCCCTATGAGCCGCTGCGCATCGTCTCTTCCCAGGTCGAGCGCCTGGAGAAGGAAATTGACCAGCTGAATGCCGAACTTCCGCCGCTGCGCTCCTTCGTGCTGCCTGGCGGTCACCCGGCCGCGGCGGCGCTGCATGTCAGCCGCACGGTTTGCCGCCGCGCCGAGCGGCTGATGGTTCATCTGGCCGCCCTTGATGGCGAAGCCGTCAGCGGACCGGCGCTTCGCTACATGAACCGGCTTTCGGACTTTCTGTTCGTCGCCAGCCGGTGGGTTAATGCCAGGGGCCCCGGCGACGTGCTGTGGACACCCGGCGCCAATCGCTAG
- a CDS encoding low molecular weight protein-tyrosine-phosphatase, translating into MQHLLFVCLGNICRSPLAAAAFRVEAARRGMKGVHVDSAAVSSWHLREKPDGRALAAGLARGLDISDHRSRLIGPGDFERSDMILALDEEVHRSLVNMADHQCVNKIRLLMDFAESTTEREVPTPYFGDEADFELVLDLIEDGVRGLAGYLISLRA; encoded by the coding sequence ATGCAACATCTCTTGTTCGTCTGCTTGGGAAATATTTGCCGATCCCCATTGGCAGCTGCGGCATTCCGCGTCGAGGCGGCGCGCCGCGGCATGAAAGGGGTGCACGTGGACTCGGCAGCCGTAAGCTCGTGGCATCTCCGGGAAAAACCGGATGGCCGGGCGCTCGCGGCGGGGCTTGCGCGCGGGCTGGACATCTCGGACCACCGCTCCCGCCTGATCGGGCCGGGCGATTTCGAGCGCTCCGACATGATCCTGGCTTTGGACGAAGAGGTCCATCGCTCGCTCGTCAACATGGCCGACCACCAATGCGTGAACAAAATCCGTCTGCTCATGGACTTTGCCGAGAGCACGACCGAGCGCGAAGTGCCCACGCCCTATTTCGGCGACGAGGCCGATTTCGAGCTGGTGCTCGACCTCATCGAGGACGGCGTGCGCGGCCTGGCCGGCTATCTCATTTCGCTGAGAGCGTAG
- a CDS encoding electron transfer flavoprotein subunit beta/FixA family protein, with product MKVLVAVKRVVDYNVKIRVKADGSGVELANVKMSMNPFDEIAVEEAVRLKEAGKATEIVAVSIGPQQAQETIRTALAMGADRGILVKHDGVVEPLAVAKILKGVVEQEQPGLVILGKQAIDDDANQTGQMLAALLRWPQATFCSKIEIADGSATIMREIDGGLQTLKVKTPFIATTDLRLNQPRYASLPNIMKAKKKPIDEKTPADFGVDTTPRLKVLSTSEPPKRQGGVKVGSIAELVGKLKNEAGVI from the coding sequence ATGAAGGTACTGGTAGCGGTCAAGAGGGTCGTTGACTACAACGTCAAGATCCGGGTCAAGGCGGACGGATCCGGCGTCGAGCTGGCCAACGTCAAGATGTCGATGAACCCCTTCGACGAAATCGCCGTGGAGGAGGCGGTTCGTCTGAAGGAAGCCGGTAAGGCCACCGAAATCGTGGCCGTGTCCATCGGCCCCCAGCAGGCGCAGGAGACCATCCGCACGGCTCTTGCCATGGGCGCCGACCGCGGCATTCTGGTCAAGCATGACGGCGTGGTCGAGCCGCTCGCGGTCGCCAAGATCCTGAAGGGCGTGGTCGAGCAGGAGCAGCCGGGCCTGGTGATCCTGGGCAAGCAGGCCATCGACGACGACGCCAACCAGACCGGCCAGATGCTGGCGGCGCTGCTCCGCTGGCCGCAGGCCACCTTCTGCTCGAAGATCGAGATCGCCGACGGCAGCGCCACCATCATGCGCGAAATCGACGGTGGCCTGCAGACGCTGAAGGTGAAGACCCCCTTCATCGCCACCACCGACTTGCGCCTCAACCAGCCGCGCTATGCGTCGTTGCCCAACATCATGAAAGCCAAGAAGAAGCCCATCGACGAGAAGACCCCTGCCGATTTCGGCGTCGACACGACGCCGCGGCTGAAGGTGCTCAGCACCAGCGAGCCGCCGAAGCGCCAAGGCGGTGTCAAGGTCGGCTCCATCGCCGAGCTCGTCGGCAAGCTGAAGAATGAAGCGGGAGTGATCTGA
- the htpG gene encoding molecular chaperone HtpG codes for MTAANKSGSGTAAETLASGETHSFQAEVARLLHLMVHSVYSDTDVFLRELISNAADACDKLRYEALSNPSLLADDPELAVLLTADKAAGTLTVADNGIGMSRAELIDNLGTIARSGTHAFMEKLTEGSNAPKLIGQFGVGFYAAFMVASRVDVVSRRAGSDETWMWSSDGSGTFTVEPYAGDDAPRRGTLIRLTLKEDAKPFLEPWKIEQIVRAYSDHVAIPIRLSEVKDGKPTEPRQINTAAALWTRPKADISPEQYKEFFGALAGIYSDPALTIHYRAEGRHEYTVLLCIPSEPPFDLFDPERRGRQKLYVRRVFITDDAEFLPGYLRFVRGIIDSEDMPLNISREMLQNNPLVAQIRKAVTKRVLSELRRTAEQDPDTFAKIWSAYGAVVKEGLYEDGERRDELFDIARFHTTRSEGAMRTLKDYVAAMKPNQTAIYYVTAEDAVKAAAAPQLEGFKARGIEVLLLTDPVDNFWTRTALGFDGKPFRSVTQGAADLAAIPLEKADEKAAEQEQDKSALGTLVAVFKQTLRDAVKDVRLSERLTSSPVCLVADAAGLDRNLERLLAKQTAGAKQSQPILELNPSHPVIAGLARRAKANGVSDELNEAAWLLLDEAYILEGEPVPDPAAFARRLTGVMSKGLAS; via the coding sequence ATGACCGCGGCAAACAAGTCCGGTAGCGGGACCGCTGCCGAAACGCTTGCATCGGGGGAAACCCATTCATTCCAGGCCGAAGTGGCCCGCCTCCTGCACCTTATGGTGCATTCCGTCTATTCCGATACGGACGTCTTCCTGCGTGAGCTGATTTCGAACGCGGCCGACGCCTGCGACAAGCTGCGCTACGAAGCTCTATCCAACCCGTCCTTGCTTGCCGACGATCCGGAGCTGGCGGTTCTGCTCACTGCGGACAAGGCGGCCGGCACGCTCACCGTGGCCGACAACGGGATCGGCATGAGCCGGGCCGAGCTCATCGACAATCTCGGCACCATCGCCCGTTCCGGCACCCACGCCTTCATGGAGAAGCTCACCGAGGGCAGCAATGCGCCCAAGCTGATCGGGCAGTTCGGCGTGGGCTTTTATGCAGCCTTCATGGTCGCATCCCGGGTGGACGTGGTTTCGCGCCGCGCCGGCAGCGATGAAACCTGGATGTGGTCTTCCGATGGCTCCGGCACCTTCACCGTCGAGCCTTACGCCGGCGATGATGCGCCGCGCCGCGGCACCCTAATCAGGCTGACCTTGAAGGAGGACGCCAAGCCGTTCCTCGAGCCGTGGAAAATCGAGCAGATCGTCCGCGCCTATTCCGACCATGTGGCCATTCCGATCCGGCTCAGCGAGGTCAAGGACGGCAAGCCGACGGAGCCGCGCCAGATCAACACCGCGGCCGCCCTGTGGACCCGCCCGAAGGCGGACATCAGCCCCGAGCAGTACAAGGAGTTCTTCGGCGCCCTGGCCGGCATCTATAGCGATCCGGCGCTCACCATCCACTACCGGGCCGAGGGCCGGCATGAATACACCGTGCTCTTGTGCATCCCCTCCGAGCCCCCTTTCGATCTGTTCGATCCGGAGCGGCGCGGCCGGCAGAAGCTCTACGTTCGGCGCGTCTTCATCACCGATGATGCCGAATTCCTCCCCGGCTATCTCCGTTTCGTGCGTGGCATCATCGACAGTGAGGACATGCCGCTCAACATCTCCCGCGAGATGCTGCAGAACAATCCCCTGGTGGCCCAAATCCGCAAGGCGGTGACGAAACGGGTGCTCTCGGAGCTGAGACGCACCGCGGAGCAGGATCCGGACACCTTCGCCAAGATCTGGTCGGCCTACGGCGCCGTGGTCAAGGAGGGCCTCTACGAGGACGGCGAGCGCCGCGACGAGCTGTTCGACATCGCACGCTTCCACACCACCAGGAGCGAGGGCGCAATGCGCACCCTCAAGGACTATGTGGCGGCCATGAAGCCCAATCAGACCGCCATTTACTACGTGACCGCCGAGGATGCGGTGAAAGCGGCTGCCGCGCCGCAGCTGGAGGGATTCAAGGCGCGCGGCATCGAGGTGCTGCTGCTCACCGACCCCGTCGACAATTTCTGGACCCGCACGGCGCTCGGTTTCGATGGCAAACCGTTCCGGTCCGTGACCCAGGGGGCGGCTGACCTCGCCGCCATCCCCCTGGAGAAGGCCGACGAGAAAGCCGCCGAGCAGGAACAGGACAAGTCAGCCCTGGGCACCCTGGTTGCGGTCTTCAAGCAGACCCTGCGCGATGCGGTGAAAGACGTGCGCTTGTCCGAACGGCTGACCTCGTCGCCGGTCTGCCTGGTGGCGGATGCGGCCGGGCTCGATCGGAACCTGGAACGCCTGCTTGCCAAGCAGACCGCGGGCGCAAAGCAAAGCCAGCCCATTCTCGAGCTTAATCCAAGCCATCCCGTCATTGCCGGCCTGGCGCGCCGGGCCAAGGCCAATGGTGTGTCCGACGAGCTCAACGAGGCAGCCTGGCTGCTGCTCGACGAGGCCTACATCCTCGAAGGCGAGCCGGTGCCAGATCCCGCAGCCTTCGCCCGCCGGCTGACTGGCGTCATGAGCAAGGGGCTGGCGAGTTAG
- a CDS encoding rhomboid family intramembrane serine protease: MFVPLYDDNPLRVIRFQYVTGALVGLNLLIFLLTDWRLPAERYDAMVMGLGVIPSVITDQAVLSPDLALIPPSLTLLTYMFIHGGWMHLIGNMLFLWVFGDNIEDIMGSWRFLLFFLFCGVVAALAHVALVPDSNAPLIGASGAVAGVMAAYLVFYPRRRVWILLFLRIPLPMPASFVLIGWLLFQVLSIFVTVNDEVQIAWIAHISGFAVGAIIAYAVRRRWPVLAKG; this comes from the coding sequence ATGTTCGTGCCTCTCTACGACGACAATCCACTGAGGGTGATCCGGTTCCAATACGTCACCGGAGCGCTCGTCGGACTTAACTTGTTGATTTTCCTGCTGACGGACTGGCGCCTGCCGGCCGAGCGCTATGATGCGATGGTCATGGGACTCGGCGTGATCCCCAGCGTGATCACCGACCAGGCCGTGCTGTCGCCCGATCTGGCGCTCATCCCGCCATCGCTCACCCTGCTCACCTACATGTTTATCCACGGCGGATGGATGCACCTGATCGGCAACATGCTGTTCCTGTGGGTTTTCGGCGACAATATCGAAGACATCATGGGCAGCTGGCGCTTCCTTCTGTTCTTCCTGTTCTGCGGAGTGGTGGCGGCACTAGCCCATGTGGCTCTGGTACCGGACTCGAACGCGCCGCTGATCGGCGCCAGCGGTGCGGTGGCCGGCGTCATGGCCGCCTATCTCGTGTTCTACCCGCGGCGACGGGTCTGGATCCTGCTCTTCCTCCGCATTCCCCTGCCGATGCCAGCGAGCTTCGTATTGATCGGCTGGCTGCTCTTCCAGGTCCTGAGCATATTCGTGACGGTGAATGACGAGGTGCAGATCGCCTGGATCGCCCATATCTCCGGATTTGCAGTCGGTGCGATCATCGCCTATGCAGTCCGTAGGCGCTGGCCCGTTCTTGCCAAGGGATGA
- a CDS encoding electron transfer flavoprotein subunit alpha/FixB family protein, which yields MTTLLVAEHDNAGLKDATHKALTAAREIGDDVHVLVAGNNAEAAAKQAAALPGVTKVLHVDDAALERPLAETMADLIVGLAQNYDVLMAPATSNGKNIMPRVAALLDVMQVSDITAIKGKDTFERPIYAGNAVETVQSTDGKKVITVRTSAFQAAPAEGGSAAVEKVAAPAPAGLSEYVSENLSKSDRPELTSARIVISGGRGMQSGENFQLLEKVADRLGAAVGASRAAVDAGFVPNNYQVGQTGKVVSPELYIAVGISGAIQHLAGMKDSKVIVAINKDEEAPIFQVADYGYVGDLFTAVPELDAELEKAGY from the coding sequence ATGACCACCCTTTTGGTTGCTGAGCACGACAATGCGGGCCTGAAGGATGCCACCCACAAGGCGCTGACGGCAGCACGCGAGATCGGCGATGACGTGCATGTGCTGGTGGCCGGCAACAACGCCGAGGCCGCGGCGAAGCAGGCTGCGGCTCTCCCGGGCGTAACCAAGGTGCTGCATGTCGACGATGCCGCCCTGGAGCGTCCGCTGGCGGAGACCATGGCCGATCTGATCGTTGGCCTCGCTCAGAACTACGACGTGCTGATGGCGCCGGCGACCTCCAACGGCAAGAACATCATGCCGCGCGTTGCGGCGCTGCTGGATGTCATGCAGGTGTCCGACATCACCGCCATCAAGGGCAAGGACACGTTCGAGCGTCCGATCTATGCGGGCAATGCCGTCGAGACGGTGCAATCCACGGACGGCAAGAAGGTGATCACCGTGCGCACCTCCGCCTTCCAGGCGGCGCCCGCCGAAGGCGGCTCAGCCGCTGTCGAGAAGGTGGCCGCACCGGCGCCGGCCGGGCTGTCCGAATATGTATCGGAGAACCTGTCCAAATCGGACCGGCCCGAGCTCACCTCGGCGCGCATCGTCATTTCCGGCGGCCGCGGCATGCAGTCCGGCGAGAACTTCCAGCTGCTGGAGAAGGTGGCCGACCGGCTGGGTGCGGCGGTTGGCGCCTCGCGCGCCGCGGTCGATGCGGGCTTCGTGCCCAACAACTACCAGGTGGGCCAGACCGGGAAAGTGGTCTCGCCCGAACTCTACATCGCTGTTGGTATTTCTGGCGCGATCCAGCATTTGGCTGGCATGAAGGATTCCAAGGTCATCGTCGCCATCAATAAGGACGAGGAGGCGCCTATTTTCCAGGTAGCCGACTACGGGTATGTGGGCGACCTGTTCACCGCCGTTCCGGAGCTTGACGCGGAGTTGGAAAAGGCCGGCTACTAA
- the thpR gene encoding RNA 2',3'-cyclic phosphodiesterase, protein MPRLFTGLEIPSDIADELQLMRGGVWGAHWIEPDAYHITLRFIGDISEGLAREVAEALDEVEMPSFVLRLKGVGSFGGAKPRAIWAGVDNEDGNLRRLQGWHERLVQLVGLRPESRKFTPHVTLARLRDSGVEGVQNFVSAHSLFESRPFEVRQFVLYSSRPSRGGGPYAVEEVYPLKDYAEEYYALSEMR, encoded by the coding sequence ATGCCTCGTCTCTTCACCGGCCTCGAAATCCCATCGGACATCGCAGACGAGCTTCAGCTTATGCGCGGTGGCGTTTGGGGCGCTCACTGGATCGAGCCCGATGCCTACCACATTACCTTGCGTTTCATCGGCGATATTTCCGAAGGCCTTGCCAGGGAGGTGGCGGAGGCGCTCGACGAGGTCGAGATGCCGAGCTTTGTGCTGCGCTTGAAGGGTGTCGGCAGCTTCGGCGGCGCCAAGCCGCGCGCCATCTGGGCCGGCGTCGACAATGAAGACGGCAACCTCCGGCGCCTGCAGGGCTGGCATGAGCGGCTGGTTCAGCTCGTGGGCCTCAGGCCGGAGAGCCGCAAGTTCACACCACACGTGACCCTCGCCAGGCTCCGTGATTCGGGGGTGGAGGGCGTGCAGAATTTCGTTTCCGCCCATAGCCTCTTCGAGAGCCGGCCGTTCGAGGTCCGCCAGTTCGTGCTCTATTCGTCACGCCCCTCGCGCGGCGGCGGCCCCTATGCGGTGGAGGAGGTCTACCCGCTGAAGGACTATGCCGAGGAATACTACGCTCTCAGCGAAATGAGATAG
- a CDS encoding ABC transporter ATP-binding protein: protein MAQPIVALADVRLTLPSRAGPVEILRGVDLVIDPGEAIGLVGPSGSGKTTLLMVLAGLEAPSSGTVAVAGQGLDGLGEDALATFRRDNVGIVFQAFHLIPTMTALENVAVPLEFKGERNAFEIAAAQLKRVRLGHRLDHYPGQLSGGEQQRVAIARALATGARLLLADEPTGNLDLETGAQIVDLLFGVQREENATLVLVTHDPVLAERCSRVVHMADGRIVRDRAVVAKAPAEVPA from the coding sequence TTGGCCCAACCGATTGTCGCGCTAGCGGATGTCCGCCTGACCTTGCCAAGCCGCGCCGGTCCCGTCGAGATCCTGCGCGGTGTCGATCTCGTGATCGACCCGGGCGAGGCGATCGGGCTGGTCGGTCCCTCCGGCTCGGGCAAGACCACGTTGCTGATGGTGCTGGCGGGGCTCGAGGCGCCTTCCTCCGGCACGGTCGCAGTCGCGGGGCAGGGTCTCGACGGCCTCGGCGAAGATGCGCTGGCCACGTTCCGCCGCGACAATGTGGGAATCGTGTTCCAGGCCTTCCACCTGATCCCGACCATGACCGCGCTCGAAAACGTGGCAGTGCCGCTTGAGTTCAAAGGCGAGCGGAATGCGTTCGAGATTGCCGCGGCGCAGCTCAAGCGGGTGCGGCTGGGGCACCGGCTCGATCATTATCCGGGTCAGTTGTCGGGCGGCGAACAGCAGCGGGTGGCGATCGCCCGGGCCTTGGCCACCGGCGCGCGCCTGCTGCTGGCAGACGAGCCCACCGGCAATCTCGATCTCGAAACCGGCGCCCAAATCGTGGATTTGCTGTTCGGCGTGCAGCGGGAAGAGAATGCCACCCTGGTGCTGGTGACGCATGACCCGGTGCTGGCCGAGCGCTGCTCGCGCGTTGTCCACATGGCGGACGGCCGCATCGTCCGGGACAGGGCGGTCGTCGCCAAGGCGCCGGCGGAAGTGCCGGCATGA